A window from Candidatus Tectomicrobia bacterium encodes these proteins:
- a CDS encoding iron ABC transporter permease, which produces MVTATESFRSAGRTLRRGFHLDLWTAGAALIAAVVAAPLFFVLLMALSPSGGIWEHLLATVLARYVRTTLSLMLGVGLGTLFIGTAAAWLVSLHQFPGRRLFEWALLLPMAMPAYIIAYVYTDLLEYAGPAQVFLRTLFGWTSGRDYWFPEIRSLGGAIAMMTLVLYPYVYLLARAAFAEQSLSLLEASRTLGCGPWRSFLTVALPMARPAIVVGVSLALMETLNDYGTVDFFAVQTFTLGIFDVWLNMNSVSGAAQLALVALAFVLALIGTERWARRNQRFYQTGSKYRAVSRQPLQGKRRLLASAACFVPILLGFLLPAGVLLRYALRYSDQIFSGNYLAYAWNSLLLSAVSAVAAVAAGLFMAYGARVGGGKAVRAAAQFASTGYAVPGAVLAIGVLIPLSRLDAALDALWRGMTGASAGYLLTGSITAVVYGYLVRFLALSHGASRASLAKITPGMEGVARTLGHGPFRTLLGVHLPLIRGSLLAAGILVFVDGMKELPMTLILRPFNYETLATYVHQYASRGLLEESALGALTIVASGILPVILLSATIRSAPRSGDFGDPTRGSVPGTPPQAEAAR; this is translated from the coding sequence ATGGTCACGGCGACTGAATCCTTCCGCTCCGCCGGGCGGACCCTCCGCCGCGGCTTCCACCTCGACCTCTGGACGGCGGGCGCCGCCCTCATTGCGGCGGTCGTCGCCGCGCCTCTTTTCTTCGTGCTTCTCATGGCCCTCTCCCCCAGCGGGGGAATCTGGGAGCACCTCCTCGCGACCGTCCTCGCCCGCTACGTCCGCACCACCCTGTCCCTGATGCTCGGGGTGGGCCTCGGCACCCTCTTCATCGGGACGGCTGCCGCGTGGCTGGTGAGCCTCCACCAGTTCCCCGGCCGGAGGCTCTTCGAGTGGGCCCTCCTCCTTCCCATGGCCATGCCGGCCTACATCATCGCCTACGTCTACACGGATCTCCTGGAGTACGCGGGGCCGGCGCAGGTTTTCCTCCGGACCCTCTTCGGCTGGACGAGCGGGCGCGACTACTGGTTCCCCGAGATCCGTTCCCTGGGCGGAGCCATCGCCATGATGACCCTCGTCCTCTATCCCTACGTCTATCTCCTGGCCCGCGCCGCCTTCGCGGAACAATCCCTGAGCCTCCTGGAAGCCAGCCGCACCTTGGGCTGCGGCCCCTGGCGGAGCTTCCTCACGGTGGCGCTGCCCATGGCCCGCCCGGCCATCGTGGTGGGCGTCAGCTTGGCCCTCATGGAGACCTTGAACGACTACGGCACGGTGGACTTCTTCGCCGTCCAGACGTTTACCCTCGGCATCTTCGACGTATGGCTGAACATGAACAGCGTCTCCGGCGCGGCTCAGCTCGCCCTGGTGGCCCTCGCCTTCGTCCTGGCCCTCATCGGGACGGAGCGCTGGGCCCGGCGCAACCAGCGCTTCTATCAGACGGGTTCGAAGTACCGCGCCGTTTCGCGGCAGCCCCTCCAGGGGAAGAGGAGACTGCTCGCCTCGGCCGCCTGCTTCGTCCCGATCCTCCTGGGCTTCCTGCTCCCGGCCGGGGTCCTTCTCCGCTATGCGCTGAGGTACTCCGACCAGATATTTTCGGGGAACTACCTCGCCTACGCCTGGAACAGTCTTTTGCTCTCCGCCGTGAGCGCCGTCGCCGCCGTCGCCGCCGGCCTCTTCATGGCCTACGGCGCCCGGGTGGGAGGCGGCAAGGCCGTGCGGGCCGCCGCGCAGTTCGCCAGCACCGGCTACGCCGTCCCGGGGGCCGTGCTGGCCATCGGCGTCCTGATCCCGCTGTCCCGGCTCGACGCGGCGCTCGACGCCCTCTGGCGGGGCATGACCGGCGCCTCCGCCGGATACCTGCTGACGGGCTCCATCACCGCCGTCGTATATGGCTATCTGGTGCGCTTCTTGGCGCTATCACACGGCGCCTCCCGGGCGAGCCTCGCCAAGATCACCCCCGGCATGGAAGGCGTGGCCCGCACCCTGGGCCACGGCCCCTTCCGGACGCTCCTCGGGGTCCACCTGCCCCTCATCCGGGGAAGCCTGCTCGCGGCGGGCATCCTGGTCTTCGTCGACGGCATGAAGGAGCTGCCGATGACGCTCATCCTCCGGCCCTTCAACTACGAGACGCTGGCGACCTACGTCCATCAGTACGCCTCGCGGGGGCTGCTGGAGGAATCCGCCCTGGGCGCCCTGACCATCGTCGCCTCGGGAATCCTGCCGGTCATCCTCCTGAGCGCCACCATCCGGAGCGCCCCAAGGAGCGGGGATTTCGGCGACCCCACGCGCGGCTCGGTGCCGGGCACCCCGCCGCAGGCGGAGGCCGCCCGGTGA